A section of the Macadamia integrifolia cultivar HAES 741 chromosome 9, SCU_Mint_v3, whole genome shotgun sequence genome encodes:
- the LOC122088110 gene encoding 18.1 kDa class I heat shock protein-like, with protein MSLFPSGSRPRTNFFDYDDDDSDSWNLFNIDFPRRVPFDSGYPFSDSLSLPHSHFSDKINEFTIGPFNRNETPEAHVFRVEIPGLNKDEVKVEVEDGDLKISGERSRKKEEKKKKWCRFESSSGKFHCSYTLPENAKIDQMEVSMENGVLTVTVPK; from the coding sequence ATGTCGCTCTTCCCAAGCGGTAGCCGCCCACGAACCAACTTCTTCGACTACGACGACGACGACAGTGATTCATGGAATCTATTCAATATTGATTTCCCTCGTAGGGTTCCATTCGATTCTGGTTACCCTTTCTCCGATTCCCTCTCATTGCCTCACTCCCACTTCTCAGACAAGATTAATGAATTCACCATTGGACCTTTCAATAGGAACGAGACCCCAGAAGCTCACGTCTTCAGGGTTGAAATTCCAGGGCTCAACAAGGATGAAGTGAAAGTGGAAGTTGAAGATGGTGATCTTAAGATCAGTGGGGAGAGGAgcagaaagaaggaagagaagaagaagaagtggtgtCGATTTGAGAGCAGCAGCGGCAAGTTTCACTGTAGCTACACTTTGCCTGAAAATGCCAAGATAGATCAGATGGAAGTTTCAATGGAGAATGGAGTGTTGACTGTCACTGTGCCCAAGTGA
- the LOC122088486 gene encoding probable receptor-like protein kinase At2g21480: MAAMAQLLIPVAFYISFLYLSMNSIVVIVDSAASVPFTPGDSYLIDCGSSATSNLHNGKTFKSDKQSASYLSTKSDLQVAVPNGDVPSPIYLTARIFVEESTYVFRMVRPGWHWIRLHFFPVDNPEFDLTHSVFSVETDDVVLLHSFSITNKTQWAMKEYLLNVTTEHLTLKFSPLKNSAAFINAIEVVSAPDSLITDVGTSLVPVAEFSGLSTHSYQTVYRLNMGGATITPNNDTLGRTWDPDLPFLMARGLAKTVSVSPSIITYPDGVSPLIAPNLVYASATEMADARVTNPNFNVTWRFDIDPAFGYLLRLHFCDIVSKSLNDLYFNVYINGKMAISGLDLSTLTTDLAVPYYKDIVANASALSEKLMIQIGPFKEDTGSVNAILNGLEVLKMSNSVASLDGEFGVDGTKLSSSGTSRKTVAAVGFAMMFGAFVGLGAMVIKWYKRPQDWERRNSFSSWLLPLHAGHSSFMSGSKNSGGSQKSGYGNLYSSTLGLGRYFSFAELQEATKNFDEKEVIGVGGFGNVYLGTIDDGTLVAVKRGNPQSEQGITEFQTEIQMLSKLRHRHLVSLIGYCDENSEMILVYEYMKNGPLRDHLYGKNLPPLSWKQRLEVSIGAARGLHYLHTGAAQGIIHRDVKTTNILLDENLIAKMSDFGLSKNAPTMEQTHVSTAVKGSFGYLDPEYFRRQQLTDKSDVYSFGVVLFEVLCARPAINPALPREQVNLAEWAMQWKRKGLLDKVIDPTLIGVINPESMKKFAEAAEKCLADYGVDRPSMGDVLWNLEYALQLQEASSQAKMDEENRAAAEAATAAAAAPTAAVPLPTANNEPAAEVHAITEDSGTAMFAKQLTEINGR, encoded by the coding sequence ATGGCGGCAATGGctcagctcctcatcccagttGCTTTCTACATTTCCTTTTTATATCTCTCTATGAATTCCATTGTCGTCATAGTCGACTCTGCCGCCTCCGTCCCTTTCACACCAGGAGACAGTTACCTGATCGATTGCGGTTCTTCTGCCACCTCCAACCTCCACAACGGTAAGACCTTCAAGTCAGACAAGCAATCTGCTTCTTACCTTTCCACCAAGAGCGATCTCCAGGTAGCCGTCCCCAACGGCGATGTGCCTTCCCCTATTTATTTGACTGCCAGGATCTTCGTCGAGGAATCCACCTATGTCTTCCGCATGGTCCGTCCTGGTTGGCATTGGATCCGTCTCCATTTCTTCCCTGTGGACAACCCCGAATTCGATCTTACCCACTCTGTTTTCTCCGTGGAGACAGATGATGTTGTCCTCCTCCACAGCTTTAGTATCACCAACAAAACCCAATGGGCTATGAAGGAGTACCTCCTCAATGTCACCACTGAGCACCTTACCCTCAAGTTCTCGCCATTAAAAAACTCTGCCGCCTTCATCAATGCCATCGAAGTTGTCTCTGCACCCGACAGTCTCATCACCGACGTGGGCACCTCCCTCGTCCCCGTTGCCGAGTTCTCCGGCCTCTCCACCCACTCCTACCAAACCGTGTACCGCCTCAACATGGGCGGCGCCACCATCACTCCCAATAACGATACCCTCGGACGTACCTGGGACCCCGACCTCCCCTTCCTCATGGCTAGGGGCCTCGCCAAGACCGTTTCCGTCTCTCCCAGCATCATCACCTACCCCGACGGCGTCTCCCCCTTGATCGCACCCAACTTGGTTTATGCGAGCGCCACCGAGATGGCCGATGCCCGTGTGACGAATCCAAACTTTAACGTCACCTGGAGATTTGACATCGATCCCGCATTTGGCTACCTTCTCCGCCTCCACTTCTGCGACATTGTCAGCAAGTCCCTCAATGACCTCTACTTCAACGTCTACATCAACGGCAAAATGGCCATCTCCGGCCTAGACTTGTCTACCCTCACCACCGACCTTGCTGTTCCTTACTATAAGGACATCGTCGCCAACGCCTCTGCTCTGTCGGAGAAGCTGATGATCCAAATTGGCCCTTTCAAAGAGGACACTGGTTCCGTCAATGCCATCCTCAATGGGTTGGAGGTTCTAAAGATGAGCAATTCTGTGGCGAGCTTGGATGGCGAGTTTGGGGTGGACGGAACCAAGCTTTCCTCCTCGGGGACGTCCCGGAAGACTGTTGCAGCGGTTGGGTTTGCCATGATGTTCGGAGCGTTCGTGGGGTTGGGCGCAATGGTAATCAAGTGGTACAAGAGACCCCAAGACTGGGAGAGGAGGAACAGCTTCTCGTCATGGCTGCTACCACTCCATGCCGGCCACTCCAGCTTCATGTCCGGTAGCAAGAATTCGGGTGGATCCCAAAAAAGTGGGTACGGCAATCTCTACTCCTCCACTTTGGGATTGGGTCGCTACTTCTCCTTCGCGGAGCTCCAAGAGGCGACGAAGAACTTCGATGAGAAAGAAGTGATCGGTGTGGGAGGATTCGGAAACGTCTATTTAGGAACAATTGACGATGGGACCTTGGTGGCTGTGAAGCGAGGGAACCCTCAATCAGAACAGGGGATCACAGAATTCCAGACGGAGATTCAAATGCTTTCGAAACTACGGCATAGGCATCTAGTGTCCCTGATCGGCTACTGTGACGAGAACTCGGAGATGATATTGGTTTACGAGTACATGAAGAACGGCCCATTAAGAGATCACCTGTACGGGAAGAACTTGCCGCCGTTGTCATGGAAACAGAGGTTGGAGGTAAGCATAGGAGCGGCGAGAGGGCTACATTACCTGCACACAGGAGCGGCGCAAGGGATCATACACAGGGATGTGAAGACCACTAACATCCTATTAGATGAAAACCTAATCGCCAAAATGTCGGATTTCGGGCTATCGAAGAATGCACCCACCATGGAGCAGACCCATGTAAGCACAGCCGTGAAGGGAAGCTTCGGCTACCTTGACCCAGAGTACTTCAGGAGACAACAGCTGACAGACAAGTCTGATGTGTACTCATTTGGGGTGGTACTGTTCGAGGTTCTATGTGCGAGACCCGCCATTAATCCAGCTCTCCCTAGGGAGCAAGTAAACCTGGCAGAATGGGCAATGCAGTGGAAGAGAAAGGGGTTACTGGATAAGGTGATTGACCCTACCCTAATTGGGGTGATCAACCCAGAATCCATGAAGAAGTTTGCCGAGGCTGCCGAGAAATGTTTGGCTGATTATGGTGTGG